A window of Sphingobacterium sp. SRCM116780 contains these coding sequences:
- a CDS encoding RsmD family RNA methyltransferase, with amino-acid sequence MRIIGGQYGGIRLNPPTDLPVRPTTDIAKEALFNILQNRLDFEELDCLDLFAGTGNISFELASRYVNSVESIDLHFKCVQYIADTAKKMNIVNIKTKKADVFKYIQTTKRKFDFIFADPPYDIPKLPQLAQLIFESELLNKGGLLVIEHPSTREMDPHPNLIEKRKYGYSSFSFYTF; translated from the coding sequence ATGCGAATAATAGGAGGGCAATATGGTGGTATACGTCTTAATCCACCGACAGACTTACCCGTAAGACCAACTACGGATATTGCAAAGGAAGCGTTATTTAATATCTTACAAAATCGTCTTGATTTTGAAGAATTAGATTGTTTGGATTTATTTGCGGGTACAGGCAATATTAGTTTTGAATTGGCTTCTCGTTATGTAAACTCTGTTGAATCTATTGACTTACATTTTAAATGTGTTCAATACATTGCGGATACGGCAAAAAAGATGAATATCGTTAATATTAAGACTAAAAAGGCTGATGTATTTAAATATATTCAGACCACTAAAAGAAAGTTCGACTTTATTTTTGCTGATCCTCCTTATGATATTCCAAAATTACCGCAATTGGCGCAGCTGATATTTGAAAGTGAACTGCTAAATAAAGGTGGCTTACTTGTTATTGAACATCCTTCAACAAGAGAGATGGATCCGCATCCAAATCTTATAGAGAAGCGGAAGTATGGATATTCATCATTCTCATTTTATACTTTTTAA